The DNA window CCCACTGCAGGAATCCCCAAATCCACCTGGAAAAATGAATTATCTCCTTTCCCAATCAATCCTGAAGGTTCTGCAATAGTGAGAAATTAAGGGAATTATTAAGAATAACTTTATTAGGAACAGTATCTGCTGCTCATGCACTCCTGCTCTACAAACCCACTGCAGGATGTCCCTAAATCCACCTGaaaaaaggaattctttcccaGCNNNNNNNNNNNNNNNNNNNNNNNNNNNNNNNNNNNNNNNNNNNNNNNNNNNNNNNNNNNNNNNNNNNNNNNNNNNNNNNNNNNNNNNNNNNNNNNNNNNNNNNNNNNNNNNNNNNNNNNNNNNNNNNNNNNNNNNNNNNNNNNNNNNNNNNNNNNNNNNNNNNNNNNNNNNNNNNNNNNNNNNNNNNNNNNNNNNNNNNNNNNNNNNNNNNNNNNNNNNNNNNNNNNNNNNNNNNNNNNNNNNNNNNNNNNNNNNNNNNNNNNNNNNNNNNNNNNNNNNNNNNNNNNNNNNNTGACATCcacctgggatttttggggtaCGAAATGCTCCGTGCTGAgggggtttttcccccccccaggTGGTGACCCCTGGCCCTGGCACGTACCAGCCCAtcctggggcaggagaggaggtgCCAGCCTGCCCGCGcccccttctcctccagcagcccGCGCTTCCCAGAAAGGatcctggagaaggagctgttCCCTGGGTAACGACTGGAACGCTTTTCTCACAGGAGCACAGATCCTGGCGGGGAGAGAGATGCTCTCGTGGGAGATGGAGCTCCCTGTAAAGCTTTAGATCTCTAAAAAAAGCTTTATATTA is part of the Ficedula albicollis isolate OC2 unplaced genomic scaffold, FicAlb1.5 N02540, whole genome shotgun sequence genome and encodes:
- the PIFO gene encoding protein pitchfork, yielding MFPFHHAPDRLGVEMPGVRGSPALGPGSYLGPQVVTPGPGTYQPILGQERRCQPARAPFSSSSPRFPERILEKELFPG